In Magnetospirillum sp. XM-1, a single window of DNA contains:
- the fdhF gene encoding formate dehydrogenase subunit alpha: protein MIRFTLDGAEVEAEDGETLWQVSKRLGNTLPHLCHTDRPGFAPEGNCRACVVEIKGERALAASCRRTPSPGMVVISRGERVEKARKLVFELLLADHASPDPDSAFKRWAGQVGVTKSRFAPTAAPIRLDASHPAMAVRLDACIHCTLCLRACREVQVNDVIGMSGRGAESRITFDFNDPMGASSCVGCGECVQACPTGALLPAGGPVKAERSVDSLCPYCGVGCQVTYHVTGDEIIAATGRDGLANHERLCVKGRFGFDYSRHPQRLTVPLIRKEGAPKELIDPADPFTHFRPATWDEALDFAAAGLKRLPKESLAGLGSAKGSNEEAYLFQKLVRTGFKSNNVDHCTRLCHASSVAALLEGIGSGAVTAPVAEVANAEVIILIGANPSANHPVAASFIKNAVKKGARLVILDPRGQALTRFASHHLKFNNGTDVALLNALLHVIVAEELYDKDFVAARTIGFAELAAHLDAYSPEAMAPVCGIDAGAIRAVARLYARAASAMILWGMGVSQHSHGTDNSRCLIALALLCGQVGKAGSGLHPLRGQNNVQGASDAGLIPMMLPDYGRVGMEAARGRFEAGWGLALDSVPGLTVVEMMKAAEKGEIRGMYVEGENPAMSDPDLAHARGALAGLDHLVVQDIFLTETAMLADVVLPASSFFEKTGTFTNTDRHVQLGRQVIDPPGEARPDLWIIAEMARRLGLPWSYDGPKAVFDEMRGLMGSLAGITWDRLEGEGGITYPAGKAILFDDAFPTETGKARLVPASGLAPAEVPDAAFPFLLSTGRVLEHWHTGSMTRRSGVLDTLQGVPAVNVSPVDMARLGLDEGAMVRLESRRGSIQAVAAADSRLEPGALFMPFCFTEAAANLLTNPVLDPVAKIPELKVSAVRLYAL from the coding sequence ATGATCCGCTTCACCCTGGACGGAGCCGAGGTGGAGGCCGAAGACGGTGAGACCCTGTGGCAGGTGTCCAAGCGTTTGGGCAACACGCTGCCGCACCTGTGCCACACCGACCGGCCCGGCTTTGCGCCCGAGGGCAATTGCCGCGCCTGCGTCGTCGAGATCAAGGGCGAACGCGCCCTGGCGGCGTCGTGTCGCCGCACGCCTTCCCCCGGCATGGTGGTGATCAGCCGGGGCGAGCGGGTGGAGAAGGCGCGCAAGCTGGTGTTCGAGCTGCTGCTGGCCGATCACGCCTCGCCCGATCCCGACTCGGCCTTTAAGCGCTGGGCCGGGCAGGTGGGGGTGACGAAGAGCCGCTTCGCTCCTACCGCCGCTCCCATCCGCCTCGACGCGTCCCACCCGGCCATGGCAGTGCGGCTTGACGCCTGCATCCACTGCACGCTGTGCCTGCGCGCCTGCCGCGAGGTGCAGGTCAACGACGTGATCGGCATGAGCGGAAGGGGGGCGGAGAGCCGCATCACCTTCGACTTCAATGATCCCATGGGGGCCAGTTCCTGCGTCGGCTGCGGCGAATGCGTCCAGGCCTGCCCTACCGGCGCGCTGCTGCCGGCGGGCGGCCCGGTTAAGGCCGAGCGCAGCGTCGACAGCCTGTGTCCCTATTGCGGCGTCGGCTGCCAGGTCACCTACCATGTGACGGGCGACGAGATCATCGCCGCCACGGGACGCGACGGACTGGCCAACCACGAACGCCTGTGCGTCAAGGGCCGCTTCGGCTTCGACTATTCCCGCCATCCCCAGCGCCTGACCGTGCCGCTGATCCGCAAGGAAGGCGCGCCCAAGGAACTGATCGATCCGGCCGATCCCTTTACCCATTTCCGCCCTGCCACCTGGGACGAGGCGCTGGATTTCGCCGCCGCGGGGCTCAAACGGCTGCCCAAGGAATCGCTGGCGGGACTGGGCTCGGCCAAGGGCTCCAACGAGGAGGCCTATCTGTTCCAGAAGCTGGTGCGCACCGGCTTTAAGTCCAACAACGTCGACCACTGCACCCGGCTGTGCCACGCCTCCTCGGTGGCGGCGCTCCTGGAAGGCATCGGGTCGGGCGCCGTCACCGCGCCGGTGGCTGAGGTGGCAAACGCCGAGGTGATCATCCTGATCGGCGCCAACCCGTCCGCCAACCATCCGGTGGCGGCTAGCTTCATCAAGAACGCCGTGAAGAAGGGGGCGCGGCTGGTGATCCTCGACCCCCGGGGCCAGGCGCTGACCCGCTTCGCCAGCCATCACCTGAAATTCAACAACGGCACCGACGTGGCGCTGCTCAACGCCCTGCTGCACGTCATCGTCGCCGAGGAGCTGTACGACAAGGATTTCGTGGCGGCGCGCACCATCGGCTTCGCCGAGCTGGCCGCACATCTCGACGCCTATTCCCCCGAAGCCATGGCCCCGGTCTGCGGCATCGATGCCGGCGCCATCCGGGCGGTGGCGCGCCTTTATGCCCGCGCCGCCTCTGCCATGATCCTGTGGGGCATGGGGGTGTCGCAGCACAGCCACGGCACCGACAATTCCCGTTGCCTGATCGCGCTGGCCCTGCTGTGCGGGCAGGTGGGCAAGGCGGGGTCCGGCCTGCATCCGTTGCGGGGACAGAACAACGTCCAGGGCGCGTCGGATGCCGGGCTGATCCCCATGATGCTGCCCGATTACGGCCGGGTGGGGATGGAGGCGGCGCGAGGCCGCTTCGAGGCCGGCTGGGGGCTGGCGCTGGATTCCGTCCCCGGCCTGACCGTGGTCGAAATGATGAAGGCGGCGGAAAAGGGCGAGATTCGCGGCATGTACGTGGAGGGCGAGAACCCGGCCATGTCCGATCCCGACCTCGCCCATGCAAGGGGCGCGCTGGCGGGTCTCGACCATCTGGTGGTCCAGGACATCTTCCTCACCGAGACCGCCATGCTGGCCGACGTGGTGCTGCCGGCGTCCAGCTTCTTCGAAAAGACCGGCACCTTCACCAACACCGACCGCCACGTGCAGCTGGGCCGCCAGGTCATCGACCCGCCGGGCGAGGCGCGGCCCGATTTGTGGATCATTGCCGAGATGGCGAGGCGTCTGGGCCTGCCCTGGAGCTATGACGGCCCCAAAGCCGTGTTCGACGAGATGCGGGGCCTGATGGGCTCGCTCGCCGGCATCACCTGGGACCGGCTGGAAGGCGAAGGCGGCATCACCTATCCGGCGGGCAAGGCCATCCTGTTCGACGATGCCTTCCCCACCGAGACCGGCAAGGCCCGGCTGGTTCCCGCCTCGGGCCTCGCCCCGGCGGAAGTTCCCGACGCGGCCTTCCCCTTCCTGCTGTCCACCGGGCGGGTGCTGGAACATTGGCACACCGGTTCCATGACGCGGCGCTCAGGGGTGCTCGACACCCTGCAAGGCGTGCCGGCGGTCAATGTCAGTCCCGTGGACATGGCCCGCCTGGGGCTGGACGAGGGCGCCATGGTGCGTCTGGAAAGCCGGCGCGGCAGCATCCAGGCGGTGGCGGCGGCGGATTCGCGGCTCGAGCCCGGCGCGCTGTTCATGCCCTTCTGCTTCACCGAGGCGGCGGCCAACCTGCTGACCAATCCGGTGCTGGACCCGGTGGCGAAGATTCCCGAACTGAAGGTCTCTGCCGTTCGGCTATATGCATTATAA
- a CDS encoding alpha/beta fold hydrolase, with the protein MWREHQHGMIDMGDQRLEYRWVHPRTPGRPTLVFLHEGLGCVGIWRDFPDQVAEATGCGVFIYSRRGYGRSSPVNLPRPLTYMHHEGLDVLTHLLEHLDLGPVVLVGHSDGASIALIHAGGTQAPDIVGVVCLAPHVMNEEICVASIRQAKVAYETGDLRQRLMKLHGDNVDCAFWGWNGAWLDPDFMKWNLEEFLPGIRVPVMVIQGRDDEYGSHVQYESIEAKAGAGAEVVLLDGCRHSPHKDQPVATLAAITRFVKSIG; encoded by the coding sequence ATGTGGCGTGAGCATCAGCACGGCATGATCGACATGGGTGACCAGCGGCTGGAATACCGCTGGGTCCACCCCCGCACGCCGGGACGGCCCACCCTGGTCTTCCTGCACGAAGGCCTGGGCTGCGTCGGCATCTGGCGCGATTTCCCCGATCAGGTGGCCGAGGCGACGGGATGCGGGGTGTTCATCTATTCCCGCCGGGGCTATGGCCGGTCCAGTCCCGTCAATCTGCCCCGTCCTCTCACCTACATGCATCACGAGGGCCTGGACGTGCTGACCCATCTGCTCGAGCACCTTGACCTGGGGCCGGTGGTGCTGGTGGGCCATTCCGACGGCGCCTCCATCGCCTTGATCCATGCCGGCGGCACCCAGGCCCCCGATATCGTGGGCGTGGTCTGCCTGGCGCCCCACGTGATGAACGAGGAGATCTGCGTCGCCTCTATCCGCCAGGCCAAGGTGGCGTACGAGACCGGCGATCTGCGCCAACGCCTGATGAAGCTGCATGGGGACAACGTCGATTGCGCCTTCTGGGGCTGGAACGGCGCCTGGCTCGATCCCGATTTCATGAAATGGAACCTGGAAGAGTTCCTGCCCGGCATTCGGGTGCCGGTGATGGTGATCCAGGGCCGTGACGACGAATACGGCAGCCATGTCCAATACGAATCCATCGAGGCCAAGGCCGGGGCGGGCGCCGAAGTGGTGCTGCTCGACGGCTGCCGCCATTCCCCCCACAAGGACCAGCCCGTGGCGACGCTCGCCGCCATCACGCGCTTCGTCAAATCCATAGGATGA
- a CDS encoding DUF992 domain-containing protein: protein MKKWIASTVVALAALFAFGHEARAEGGVVLGVLTCSKSGAGITYVLHSRNPVTCEYNGVGGPSKYTGKSGILFGVDLEIEHMDGMAYLVIGGTATDKNSLQGYYVGAKASVTVGVGLAAQAGLVGVGNDFVLVPVGLGGQIGIGATAGIAYVDIMGAK, encoded by the coding sequence ATGAAAAAGTGGATTGCTTCGACTGTTGTCGCCTTGGCGGCGCTGTTCGCCTTCGGCCATGAGGCCCGCGCCGAGGGTGGCGTGGTGCTGGGCGTGCTGACCTGCAGCAAGTCCGGCGCAGGCATCACCTATGTGCTCCATTCCCGCAATCCGGTGACCTGCGAGTACAACGGCGTCGGCGGCCCGTCCAAGTATACCGGCAAGAGCGGCATCCTGTTCGGCGTCGATCTCGAGATCGAGCACATGGACGGCATGGCCTACCTGGTGATCGGCGGCACCGCCACCGACAAGAACAGCCTGCAGGGCTATTACGTCGGCGCCAAGGCCTCGGTGACCGTGGGCGTCGGCCTGGCGGCGCAGGCGGGTCTGGTCGGCGTCGGCAACGACTTCGTCCTGGTTCCCGTGGGTCTGGGCGGCCAGATCGGTATCGGCGCCACCGCCGGCATCGCCTACGTGGACATCATGGGCGCCAAGTAA
- a CDS encoding LD-carboxypeptidase, with translation MAERKTRIGVVAPGSAIDRDVAERVTALAGRLYPGGRVELVFHPQCFESRGHFAGSDESRAAAFVQTANDESLDALWFARGGYGACRLIEAVLPALGEVARHKVYMGYSDAGSLLGALYGRGFTRLAHGPMPVDVIRAGGEAAVARALSFLVERNPQALEPSLSAEVPAAAFNLTILCHLMGTPWQPDLSGHVLMVEEVSEYMYRIDRDLFQLTGNPAMRWVAGLKLGRCSDIPPNRPDFGQSEEEVARAWCQRSGIAYLGRADIGHDVGNKVVPFGLWRV, from the coding sequence ATGGCTGAGCGCAAGACCAGGATCGGCGTCGTCGCGCCGGGCTCCGCCATCGACCGCGACGTGGCCGAGCGGGTGACGGCGCTGGCCGGCCGCCTCTATCCCGGCGGGCGGGTGGAACTGGTGTTCCATCCCCAATGCTTCGAAAGCCGCGGCCATTTCGCCGGCTCCGACGAAAGCCGCGCCGCCGCCTTCGTCCAGACCGCCAATGACGAAAGCCTGGACGCCCTGTGGTTCGCGCGCGGCGGCTACGGCGCCTGCCGCCTGATCGAAGCCGTGCTGCCCGCCCTGGGCGAGGTGGCGCGCCACAAGGTCTACATGGGCTATTCCGACGCCGGTTCGCTGCTGGGCGCGCTGTATGGAAGGGGATTCACCCGCCTCGCCCACGGTCCCATGCCGGTGGACGTCATCCGCGCGGGCGGCGAGGCGGCGGTGGCTCGGGCGCTCTCCTTCCTGGTAGAGCGCAATCCTCAGGCGCTGGAGCCGTCCCTGTCGGCGGAAGTGCCGGCGGCGGCCTTCAACCTCACCATTCTGTGCCATCTGATGGGCACGCCCTGGCAGCCCGATCTGTCGGGCCATGTGCTGATGGTCGAGGAGGTTTCGGAATACATGTACCGCATCGACCGCGACCTGTTCCAGCTGACCGGCAACCCGGCCATGCGCTGGGTGGCGGGGCTGAAGCTGGGCCGCTGTTCCGACATTCCGCCCAACCGGCCCGATTTCGGACAAAGCGAGGAAGAGGTGGCGCGGGCCTGGTGCCAGCGCTCGGGCATCGCCTATCTCGGCCGCGCCGATATCGGCCACGACGTGGGCAACAAGGTGGTGCCGTTCGGTTTATGGCGGGTGTGA
- a CDS encoding WbuC family cupin fold metalloprotein, whose amino-acid sequence MRVIEASELAELSARAAQLPRRRLNLNLHGEPADPVQRMVIAFEPDTYIRAHRHPAQFETFILLQGRCSLLTFAEDGAVERRIELADDATRVVEIPAGTWHSLVSGAPGTQVVEVKPGPYQPTTEADFAAWAPPEGHAAAAACRDWIRGCRIGERFNFQG is encoded by the coding sequence ATGAGGGTGATCGAAGCTTCCGAATTGGCGGAGCTTTCCGCCAGGGCCGCCCAATTGCCGCGTCGGCGGCTCAACCTCAACCTGCACGGCGAGCCCGCGGATCCGGTCCAGCGCATGGTGATCGCCTTCGAGCCGGACACCTATATCCGCGCCCACCGCCATCCCGCCCAGTTCGAGACCTTCATCCTGCTGCAAGGCCGCTGCTCTTTGTTGACCTTCGCCGAAGACGGCGCGGTCGAGCGCCGCATCGAACTGGCCGATGACGCGACCCGCGTGGTGGAGATCCCCGCCGGCACCTGGCATTCCCTGGTGTCGGGCGCGCCGGGAACCCAGGTGGTCGAGGTCAAGCCCGGCCCCTACCAGCCGACCACCGAGGCCGATTTCGCCGCCTGGGCGCCACCCGAGGGCCATGCCGCCGCCGCCGCCTGCCGCGACTGGATAAGGGGTTGCAGAATCGGTGAGCGGTTCAATTTCCAGGGCTAG
- a CDS encoding Mur ligase family protein, with amino-acid sequence MEHDTPYFFCGIGGSGMLPLALIVHARGFAVAGSDRSLDQGRLAPKFEYLQGLGIRLFPQDGSGITDPAQVLVTSAAVEDSVPDVVAARALGAAHLTRPQLLARLFNEAKLPIGIAGTSGKSTTTGMLGWILERCGHRPTVMNGAVMKNFVRPESPFSSALVGDGPAFVAEVDESDGSIANYTPWIAVVNNIALDHKSMEELRRLFADFTAKAEVAVLNLDNDETAALAATLPADKVRTYSLSDQDADLLAQDVTPAPDGIGFKVREKGGQTVAVRLLVPGRHNVANALAALAAARAAGASLEDAAAALAEFSGVRRRLETVGTKGGVTVIDDFAHNPDKIAATLSTLHDWPGRLLVMFQPHGFGPLRLMKDEFIACFAERLGPDDLLVMPDPAYFGGTVDRSVTSAHIAEGIGRRALALGERAACGDFLVENARPGDRIVVMGARDDTLSQFAAEILDRLKP; translated from the coding sequence ATGGAGCACGACACCCCCTATTTCTTTTGCGGCATCGGCGGCAGCGGCATGCTGCCCCTGGCCCTGATCGTCCATGCCCGCGGCTTCGCCGTCGCCGGGTCCGACCGCTCGCTGGATCAGGGGCGCCTGGCGCCCAAGTTCGAATACCTGCAAGGATTGGGCATCCGCCTGTTTCCCCAGGACGGCAGCGGAATCACCGATCCCGCCCAGGTGCTGGTCACCTCGGCGGCGGTGGAAGACAGCGTGCCCGACGTGGTGGCGGCCCGCGCCCTGGGCGCCGCCCACCTCACCCGGCCGCAATTGCTGGCCCGCCTGTTCAACGAGGCAAAGCTTCCCATCGGCATCGCCGGCACCAGCGGCAAGTCCACCACCACCGGCATGCTGGGCTGGATTCTGGAACGCTGCGGCCACCGGCCCACCGTGATGAACGGCGCGGTGATGAAGAATTTCGTCCGCCCCGAATCACCCTTTTCCAGCGCCCTGGTGGGCGATGGCCCGGCCTTCGTCGCCGAGGTGGACGAAAGCGACGGCTCCATCGCCAATTACACCCCTTGGATAGCGGTGGTGAACAACATCGCGCTGGACCACAAGTCCATGGAGGAACTGCGCCGCCTGTTCGCCGACTTCACCGCCAAGGCGGAAGTGGCGGTGCTCAACCTCGACAATGACGAGACGGCGGCGCTGGCCGCCACCTTGCCGGCGGACAAGGTCAGGACCTACAGCCTGTCCGACCAGGACGCCGACCTGCTGGCCCAAGACGTGACGCCCGCCCCCGACGGCATCGGCTTCAAGGTGCGCGAGAAGGGGGGCCAAACGGTGGCGGTCAGGCTGCTGGTGCCCGGGCGCCACAACGTCGCCAACGCCCTGGCCGCCCTGGCCGCCGCGCGGGCCGCCGGAGCAAGCCTGGAGGATGCCGCCGCCGCCCTGGCTGAATTTTCCGGCGTGCGCCGCCGTCTAGAGACGGTGGGGACCAAGGGCGGCGTCACGGTGATCGACGATTTCGCCCACAACCCCGACAAGATCGCCGCCACCCTTTCCACCCTGCACGACTGGCCGGGCCGCCTGCTGGTGATGTTCCAGCCCCACGGCTTCGGGCCGCTGCGCCTGATGAAGGACGAGTTCATCGCCTGCTTCGCCGAGCGGCTGGGCCCCGACGACCTGCTGGTGATGCCCGACCCGGCCTATTTCGGCGGCACCGTGGACCGCTCGGTAACCAGCGCCCACATCGCCGAGGGAATCGGGCGGCGCGCCCTGGCCTTGGGCGAGCGCGCCGCCTGCGGCGACTTCCTGGTGGAAAATGCCCGTCCCGGCGACCGCATCGTGGTGATGGGCGCGCGCGACGACACGCTGTCCCAGTTCGCCGCCGAGATCCTGGACCGGCTGAAGCCATAG
- a CDS encoding NADH-ubiquinone oxidoreductase-F iron-sulfur binding region domain-containing protein produces MSAAPRTHRRLGPAAASPQSVAEIVSLLPADFRRRDLLIENLHVLQDRFGGLHRRHLAALAEEMRLAPAEVQEVASFYAHFRLLGDDETAPKAVVRRCTGPACAMRPLDMNGLPEGVAVEDAPCMGLCDHAPAALAGKVPVRAADGGKVAAALASAQVTAASPAYDYPVLARCLSGELPRDEALAELDKAGLRGMGGAGFPTARKWRSVAAQAAPRLVVVNADEGEPGTFKDRWFLEHHAARVLEGTLVAAWAVEADEAYIYLRDEYADLHKALGEAIRRLPGGVTIHLRRGAGAYVCGEESALIESLEGKRGYPRQRPPYVAEVGLFGRPTLVNNVETLYWVSRILAEGAELFARAGRNGHQGFRTYSVSGRVSEPGVKIAPNGITITELIEEFCGGMEAGHRLSAYLPGGASGGFLPAHLTPPLAFGAIEEHGGFIGSAAVVVFSQADDLRAAALDLARFFAHESCGQCTPCRVGTAKSVDLLARPDWDRDLLHDLASVMRDASICGLGQAAPNVWQSLLRHFPEVAR; encoded by the coding sequence ATGAGCGCCGCCCCCCGCACCCACCGCCGTCTCGGCCCCGCCGCCGCCTCGCCCCAATCCGTGGCCGAGATCGTCTCGCTGCTGCCCGCGGATTTCCGCCGCCGCGACCTGCTGATCGAGAACCTGCACGTGCTGCAGGATCGCTTCGGCGGCCTGCATCGCCGCCACTTGGCCGCCCTGGCCGAGGAGATGCGCCTTGCCCCCGCCGAGGTGCAGGAGGTGGCCAGTTTCTACGCCCATTTCCGTCTGCTGGGTGACGACGAGACGGCGCCCAAGGCCGTGGTGCGCCGCTGCACCGGCCCGGCCTGCGCCATGCGTCCCCTCGACATGAACGGCCTGCCCGAGGGCGTGGCGGTGGAGGACGCGCCCTGCATGGGATTGTGCGACCACGCCCCCGCCGCCCTGGCCGGCAAGGTTCCGGTGCGGGCGGCCGACGGGGGCAAGGTGGCGGCGGCCCTGGCTTCGGCCCAAGTCACGGCGGCGTCGCCCGCCTATGATTATCCCGTCCTGGCCCGCTGCCTGTCGGGCGAGTTGCCCCGCGACGAGGCGCTGGCCGAACTGGATAAGGCGGGCCTGCGCGGCATGGGCGGGGCGGGCTTTCCCACCGCCCGCAAGTGGCGGAGCGTGGCGGCGCAAGCCGCGCCGCGCCTGGTGGTGGTCAACGCCGACGAGGGCGAGCCCGGCACCTTCAAGGACCGCTGGTTCCTGGAGCATCACGCCGCCCGTGTCCTGGAAGGCACGCTCGTCGCCGCCTGGGCGGTGGAGGCGGACGAGGCCTATATCTATCTCCGCGACGAGTATGCAGACCTGCATAAAGCCCTGGGCGAGGCGATTCGCCGGCTGCCCGGCGGCGTGACAATCCACCTGCGCCGGGGCGCCGGCGCCTATGTCTGCGGCGAGGAATCGGCGCTGATCGAAAGCCTGGAAGGCAAGCGCGGCTACCCGCGCCAGCGTCCGCCCTATGTGGCGGAGGTCGGGCTGTTCGGACGGCCCACCCTGGTCAACAACGTCGAGACCCTCTACTGGGTCAGCCGCATCCTGGCCGAGGGGGCGGAATTGTTCGCTCGTGCGGGCCGCAACGGACACCAGGGCTTTCGCACCTATTCCGTCTCGGGCCGGGTCAGCGAGCCGGGGGTCAAGATCGCCCCCAACGGCATCACCATCACCGAGCTGATCGAGGAATTCTGCGGCGGCATGGAAGCGGGGCATCGCCTCTCCGCCTATCTGCCGGGCGGCGCCTCGGGCGGCTTTTTGCCCGCCCACCTGACGCCGCCCTTAGCCTTCGGCGCCATCGAGGAGCATGGCGGCTTCATCGGCTCGGCGGCGGTGGTGGTGTTCTCCCAGGCCGACGACCTGCGGGCGGCGGCGCTGGACCTTGCGCGCTTCTTCGCCCATGAAAGCTGCGGCCAGTGTACCCCCTGCCGGGTGGGCACCGCCAAGTCGGTGGACCTGCTGGCCCGGCCGGATTGGGACCGGGACCTGCTGCATGATCTGGCGAGCGTGATGCGTGATGCCTCCATCTGCGGGTTGGGCCAGGCGGCGCCCAATGTGTGGCAGAGCCTGTTGCGTCACTTCCCGGAGGTGGCGAGATGA
- a CDS encoding helix-turn-helix transcriptional regulator yields the protein MVEQAEFAVLARRLGDRVKRFRARRGMSRKDLSNHAGISERYLAQLEGGQANVSVNILWLLAQAMDTPITEMIEAESEASHPDLPLAKKFLDQLSPDQQSEAYVLLRQNFKRGLKLKRRVALIGLRGAGKTTLGQAVAERFGAPFVRITSVIEQLAGMDMTEILLSMGQKGYRKLEYSALENTVEGYPSMVLEAGGSLVSEPRTFELLLQSCFTVWVQASPEDHMRRVMGQGDMRPIAGQQMAAMEDLRTILDARRHLYGRADAVLNTSGRAIADSVEELSRLCAPHLGL from the coding sequence ATGGTCGAACAGGCGGAATTCGCCGTTCTCGCCAGACGGCTGGGGGATCGGGTCAAGCGCTTCCGCGCCCGGCGCGGCATGTCGCGCAAGGATCTGTCCAACCATGCCGGCATTTCCGAACGCTACCTCGCCCAGTTGGAGGGCGGGCAGGCCAATGTCAGCGTCAACATCCTGTGGCTGCTGGCCCAGGCCATGGATACCCCCATCACCGAGATGATCGAGGCGGAATCCGAGGCCAGCCACCCCGACCTGCCGCTGGCCAAGAAGTTCCTCGACCAGCTGAGCCCCGACCAGCAATCCGAGGCCTATGTCCTGCTGCGCCAGAATTTCAAGCGGGGCTTGAAGCTCAAGCGCCGGGTGGCGCTGATCGGCTTGCGCGGCGCCGGCAAGACCACGCTGGGCCAGGCGGTGGCCGAACGCTTCGGCGCGCCCTTCGTGCGCATCACCTCGGTGATCGAGCAGCTGGCCGGCATGGACATGACCGAGATCCTGCTGTCCATGGGCCAGAAGGGCTATCGCAAGCTGGAATACTCCGCCCTGGAGAATACGGTGGAGGGCTACCCCTCCATGGTGCTGGAGGCCGGTGGGTCCCTGGTCTCCGAGCCCCGCACCTTCGAATTGCTGCTGCAATCGTGCTTCACCGTCTGGGTCCAGGCCAGCCCGGAGGACCACATGCGCCGCGTCATGGGCCAGGGCGACATGCGCCCCATCGCCGGCCAGCAGATGGCGGCCATGGAGGATCTGCGCACCATCCTCGATGCCCGGCGCCATCTCTATGGCCGGGCCGACGCGGTGCTCAACACCTCGGGCCGCGCCATCGCCGACAGCGTCGAGGAATTGTCGCGCCTGTGCGCCCCGCATCTGGGACTGTGA
- a CDS encoding DUF4863 family protein: MSKSAFKALVAQVTSSIAGLPVDDSLAGVLNARFPEGGEVFKSIEAACHKAIAEGWMCENEHGGIRYGRVAEADAELSGFSIDVVHMKDVVGPRHRHPLGEIDMIMSIDPGAKFDGAPRGWLVYGPDTAHRPTLTEGAALVLYLLPDGQIDFSRPK; this comes from the coding sequence GTGTCCAAGTCCGCATTCAAGGCGCTGGTGGCGCAGGTAACCTCTTCCATCGCCGGGCTGCCGGTCGATGACTCCCTGGCGGGCGTGCTGAATGCCCGCTTCCCCGAGGGCGGTGAGGTGTTCAAGTCCATCGAGGCGGCCTGTCATAAGGCTATCGCCGAAGGCTGGATGTGCGAGAACGAGCATGGCGGCATCCGCTACGGCAGGGTCGCCGAGGCCGACGCCGAATTGTCGGGCTTTTCCATCGACGTGGTCCACATGAAGGATGTGGTGGGGCCGCGCCACCGCCACCCCCTAGGCGAGATCGACATGATCATGTCCATCGATCCGGGTGCCAAGTTCGACGGCGCGCCGCGCGGCTGGCTGGTCTATGGCCCCGACACCGCCCACCGTCCGACCCTGACCGAGGGCGCCGCCCTGGTGCTCTACCTGCTGCCCGACGGGCAGATCGATTTCTCGCGGCCCAAGTGA